From Rhodanobacteraceae bacterium, the proteins below share one genomic window:
- a CDS encoding Thioredoxin reductase — MSNKTNRWGVLFAIAILAFCSHTLAADDQVQVVSESDLKSFWLPSHDNPPPQYPIDAIKAGAQGCVAVALEIHSDGSVSNVRVWHSDLTNVSARKEIEQSAMLSAIQSHFVPAPMNKQRTSVYTYQVVTFSLNTALFMEKLKAKCEMTDFPQQVQAMINSTQAGKKP, encoded by the coding sequence ATGTCGAACAAGACGAATCGATGGGGCGTTCTGTTTGCAATCGCAATACTGGCTTTCTGTTCTCACACGCTGGCTGCCGACGACCAAGTTCAGGTGGTTTCCGAATCCGATCTGAAATCCTTTTGGTTGCCGTCACACGACAATCCTCCACCCCAGTATCCGATCGATGCAATCAAGGCCGGCGCGCAAGGCTGCGTGGCTGTTGCTTTGGAAATCCACAGCGATGGCAGCGTCTCCAATGTACGTGTATGGCACAGCGATTTGACCAATGTCTCTGCGCGTAAGGAAATCGAACAATCTGCCATGCTTTCTGCAATTCAATCGCACTTCGTTCCAGCGCCCATGAACAAACAACGCACGTCGGTTTACACATACCAAGTTGTCACATTCTCCTTAAACACGGCTTTGTTTATGGAAAAACTCAAAGCCAAGTGCGAAATGACCGACTTCCCGCAACAGGTGCAGGCCATGATCAACTCGACGCAAGCAGGCAAAAAGCCATGA